The DNA sequence CTAATCACCCCAAACCATGCTTTCCCATTAACCCAATGCTGTATGGGTTAATGGGACAATATAAAAACAGCTTAATTAAAAAATAGAAGATATGAACACAATTTAATGATTTTAGAGTCCTTAAATACGTCTGCCTATCACAACTCTAAACTGTCGAGTTAAACTAAAGTCAAAATGTTCGtaagtttaattaattaatttattttgactgaCTTTGACTTTAACCAATCAGGCACGTGCTCATTCGCTCGTGACGTTAACAGCCAGTTAAAATCCCCCCGCACGGCATAGTGGGCGTGGCTTGTTAGAACAGCTGGTGGGGGCTCGTGTGAGGGGGCTCGAGCCGAGCGGTTGGTTGGTTGATGGgggaaacaacaacaagctAGGCATCATGAGGGTCCCTGAAACACTGATTTGGGCCGCTTTTCTCGTCCAGAAGGTGAGACAGACCGAGCGTGTTTCATTACATACTCTCCCCTCGTGCCTTTACGTCGCATTGCGGCACGTGGCTGATAAAAACAGGTTGGGTTTTTTCTCCCAGCCGTGTTCCGGGATTATTAGCTTGGATGCTATGACTGTTAGCTTGCGGAGATGATCGTGGGCCCTGGAAACCCACACATCATTCACATTTTGATGCAACATTAACGGAGCGGGATTAGCGCTGATTCACCACGTCATTTTAAACACCCCAGCGTTTATGACAGACTGCGTTTTAGGAGTGTTTAACAGAGATTGCATCGCTTAATGTTGGATAATGACTCCCATCATGCTGCAGTTAGAAATCAGTGGTAACGCGTCTGAAATGAGTGACTGAtaaatagtgataataatgtcACTGCTTTAAGTACTGAAACCAACTGTGCTTTTACCCGACGAGTTAAAGTATGACTGTgttggtctcctctggtctgtaTAACATTAGACATACCGGTAGATGCTTTGTTAGTGGAAATAGAAAATAGGGCGTTAAAATCAGGCATTTAAAATTTTTTGGATCCCAAGTGCTGCAGTCAATAAAAAAAGGTTTCACTAGTAGCAGACCATCGGCCATTATCTTGCCACTTTATTAGATACACCTGGCTTGTGCTGATTTAACTTTAAGGTAACTTTGGAGGCTGTACTTTGTGATGTTGTTGAACTGTACTGCGTAATAGTGAGAGGTGTTCATAATAATGTTCACCCCATTTTTCTTAATTCTACAGTTCAACTGCACCCCGTGCCAGTGTTTATACTTGCATACAGTGGTATTTTAGGGTAGGTTAACGGCTtcttcacacacatgcaaaaccaGTAAACAACACCAGTTTTACAGTATGACACtttcacattttacacacagtTTTACACACCGGATATCTGTCTGGGCACTTACCTGTGATCCCCAACTTGCTGTTATATTGGCCAGTTCCTCATTTGTTAGTGTAGCCATGTTTGCCCAATTTCACAGCATTGTCCTGCTGCGTCCATGTTTGGTAATTGTCTCAGAAAGATGATGAGATCAGCATATCTTAAAGATTGTTGAGACAATACCTGGCAGCGAGGTGTTCAATCTTAAGTCTCTCTTCAAAAGGCAGGCTTTCAAATATGTGCTGAAGATGATAATCCACATTGTTGGTGTTTACTGCAGTTCCTAACTTGTAATAAATACCCATCTCTGATAACTATGAGCACATGACAACACTAATTggcaaacagccaatcagactGCACTGATCTGCAGATAGTCAACCCATGTGGCATCACATTTGTGCAGTTTCCTCTCACAACCAAAGCTTTAGGCATGCACACCGTTGTTTAATATTAATGTCTTGGTTACACAGTACCACCAAAACCATACTTTTTTCATACTGCCAGCAGGTGGTGTCTGAGTTATGTCTGAGTGTATATACTATGTCTaatgttcaaaaataaatgGGGACAAAAAACTGTTCCATTGATTTTAAAGTGTTATTAGTTCGATCATAAGCATGCTCTGTTGTTTACAATAAGCTTATctgttgcatgtgtgtttgcagggcAGCATGCCACAGCTTTAATATTCACAGTGTTGAGCAGTGTTTAGAGTCATGCATCTTCCCCCTTAGCAATACTTCTGACTTTTACCTTTTTACAAGACTTCAGgtgaaacagcaacaacagttaATGTGCGGCTGGAAATCAGGTTCAAGTCTGTGATccacaaatcaaacacactgacatttcaTTGACATGTAAAATAATACAGACATTGCTGTCACGTTCACAGGTGGTGGGAGAGTACGGCATGGCCCATTTCAGTGACAAGGGCAAGAGCAAAGGAAAGGATTACTGCATATTCTTCAACTCACAGTGGGCACGACTACCTCAGGACCTCAATAAGGCAGTAAGTTATGAGTGAGCGACAAGAGGTGTAAACAACGATAatagtgacatttttttttttaaaaacaaagacttacaaagtgcttcacagccACAAAGAACAGTGGGGATCATCTACAGTGTGTATTTATATGTACCTGATCAATAAAACCTCGTACAGGATGTTGAAATCTGATATCCACACTCTTGGTGCCTGTTAGGActctggctgctgctttatgaaCAGCTGCAGATGTTGGAGATCCTTATGATTGATATGAGATTATAatgagttacagtaatccactGTGGAGGACATAGATGCATGGAGGATTACAGTTTTGTATATCATTTTACTTTTAGCAAGCCAAGTCTCAAGCGCAAGGCTCTTAAATGCAGAGATAGTTTGATGTATCCATCATCATGGACCTGACTGCATCTCtgtataataaatacaataaaaaataaatacagtatcattttttaaaaaatatgtattaagTGTTGAACCTTAATAGGAAGTCGGCCAGCTCTGGTTAACATCGCAAACCCTTTGTCTTGTAGTCACGTCTTCAGATCTATGACCTGACAACATCGGTCTTGTGCTCGCCCTCCGACGTCCCAGAGGGAGGCTTCCCGAATCGCATCCCCATGGTGATGAGAGGCAACTGCACTTTCTATGAGAAGGTCCGGCTGGCCCAGATTAACGGCGCCAAGGGCCTGCTCATCGTCAGCAAGGACAGACTGGTGACCTTGTTTCTGACTATATCTTAAGGCTGTTGCTTTGATTCATAGTGCATCAAGTTAAAATGATTTTGGCACTTCAGAAACAGAAatatattcttcttcttcttctttttttaattacagaCGCCACCAGCAGGAAACAAGACACAGTATGAGGAGATTGGCATTCCTGTTGCACTGCTCAGCTACTCTGATATGCTGGACATAAGCAAGGTGAGAAACCATTGAAACAGTAGACCAACAAACCTCTGGCTACCTGTGGGGTTTCACTGTATTAGTTTTTCTCTTTCTGATAGCTCAGCTCAACATAATGAACTCTAAACGTTGTACAGTCTGACAGCAGAGGTAGatctttatatatttacatgGGGGTCATGGTGTAGTAGTATTTGATGAGAATCTACAAGGGAGACGGATATTATCTTGACTTAATGCTGTTTTCGACTCCTGTAGAACTTTGGTAAAGGAAGACAGGTCGCCATGTATGCACCCAACGAGCCAGTGTTGGACTACAACATGGTGATCATCTTTCTGATGGCAGTAGGAACGGTTGCCATCGGAGGTTACTGGGCCGGCAGCAGAGACAGCAAGAAGTAAGTGGACACGGTGGAGAGAACGTgacatttaatgtgtgttatcaTCGTCATGCTGAGTTGATTTGAGTGTGAGAAACAGAAATAACTCTACATGATGTGCAGGTCATTATAGACAGTCATGTACTGAAGGATACATGAATGAAAgcttttaaagtttattttcaaGATAAAGGGTTAAAATCAAGGCCTTTAATCCAAAGTAGTTTAAGTctaaaggggctaaaattgtAGTTGATTGTCAAAGATGATGCTGCTAGTTATGTTCCATTGCATTACAATATTACAGGACACAAAGTTTCCATCTGTCTGTGCATACTGTGCTTTTAGTCCCAACTGCTAAATTTAAATCAAAGTTAATTTATCAAGGGGGGTAATCTCCAGGGAAGATTAGTCACAGTTTTCTTGGCAAAGAACTACAAGCGTTTAATAGCACAGCCCTTTTTTTCTTACTCATCTCAAACCAAGCAGTCTGCTTTGTGCCGCTGCGACTCCACTAAAGGGCAGTGTTGTTTATTCGAGGCCGTACGAGTGACTCATCGGCTCGAGCCAATCCTGACGGAGTTGCCAAGGTGACTGAGGGCACCGTCAGATGGGGTCTCTGACGCACAGGGCCGCGGgcgaaaaaaaacaaaacaaaaacattttggaatatgagtgtgtgtttggaacTCGGGAAGGAAGTGAGTCCCAGCCAGCCAGCCGGCCAACTGATGGTAAATATTGACTGTGGATGTTGTGATGATCATCCTGGCTGCTTTGGCAAGTCACCAACCATCAGTGAATACTGTTTAATAAAACCAGTGGAAGATAAAACCCAAGAGGCTGGCTAACTGCGCTGCCCTGGACTATTCTGCTCAATAAGCTGGCTCAAGCTTGAGTGTGCGAAGATACTGATCATTAGTCTGTGGAGTTATGAACGTCCCAAACAAGCCTCCACTGAAtttcttccctcctcctgcagacGCTACATGAAGCACAAGCGGGACGACGGTGCGGAGAAGCAGGACGAGGAGACCGTAGATGTCACACCCATCATGATCTGTGTGTTCGTGGTCATGTGCTGCAGCATGCTGGTGCTACTCTACTTTTTCTATGATCGCCTGGGTACGACACAGACAACTATACTCACACAATCAACGATGTGAACATACTACATATAACACTCAGTATGCTGACCAAAGATACTCGTTCACGATTTGTAAGAAGAAGCTCTTTGGTCACATCCACTTTTGTGTGACCGATGGATTATTAGTGGTTCCAGTCCTGGCTGCCCAGGATTTATTGCTGTGTTCAAAGCCAGTCTGTAATTTTTTCCCTCACTATTTGTGGTCTGGCAGGATTTAAGAAGGCCTTTTTTTGGGATACAGATTGTGGAGAAGATGGTAGACAATGTTTTCATTGTGTCTCAATTTAAGGTCCCCTTGCTTGCTTTTTCTGAGCTTTCAGTGACATCTCAGAGGCTACCTCGTTAAATTTAATTGAGACAACAGTGCAGCTTCTAACACTGATAATAATATTGCACCGCTTACTAGGCTGTCATTTGTCTTTACttctcattttaaaatttaTAAATTGGTCAAATTTTTCTGTATGAGTCGCACACTGATGCTAAAATTTACTTAAAGGCCCCCTGCACCCTAAAATGTCCGACCTTGACTATACTGGCACGTATCTGTGCAAAGTTAATCACTGGAGAGgtgtttttaaatttgtctACTGAGGGGGGTGATGTCTCTGCACTTCCCTAGAATCTTAGATGCAGATGTATGTCAGGTATGTCACTAACACAAAAGCGAATCGCTCTCTAATACGGGAAACACATATCAACATGGGGAGCAGACTTAGACATAACACCGGCAGAGAATCCTGAAACCTCCAGCGCGGAACGGGCCtgtcagtacagagagcagtgaaagttttgacagcaaacatggtgCAGTGTGCAGTTTTGGAAGTAAATTGGaccagtgtgaacacacaccAGCATGGTGGCAGATATTGTTATGTGTTTTACAACCACTAACAGCCACTGGCAGTTACAGCTATCAAACAACTTTCCAAGCTGATATGTCTGCTAGTCACcgattttggtgcacaacaTCCTTTCTGAGTCTTACTGAGGCTCAGgcaagctgtctgtgtgtgcggcTTTTTCACCAGTCAATCTCGCCTGTCTCCTATAGCCAGACCTTTATCCACACGTAATTTTAGTGCTGGAGAAAGCGGAAAGCACAAGCAAAACCTACTGCAAGCAGTGGTGGTAGGCAGTGTGGAGGCGAGATCCAGAATTTCGTAGTGAAGGAGGAAGAGCAGATCCACTTCCAGACAATTTAAAAGCTTTTTATGTGGTAaaaccatgttaaacaaaatattaatcatagCATCATGGGGGACTTTAAAGTAAGCTGCAAGGCAGATGCAGAATTGTGCTTTATTGTGCAATTACATTGCCTAGTTTAAAAACAGCTGAGTTAGGTGTAGGCTTCCTTAGAATTAGCGTATCATCACTGCTGATagtctgctttgtgttttttgatcaCTCAGCACATTGGATTCACCACACTGGActcaacactggacacacagcGATGATACTGACACCACTATTCAGATATTTAAAGACTTAGTGTGTCAAAGAGGAAAACACCCCAAAAGTGTATTTGCTTAGTATAATATGCACTAATCTTCTGCTTGCCACTACTGTTCCCTCTCTGTTTAGCCATTTGGGTCATTGCCATCTTCTGTGTGGCGTCTTCAGTCGGCCTCCACAGCTGCCTATGGCCGTTTGTCAGGAGACTCCCTTTCTGCAAGTGCAGGTGAGACTGTTCACGTCAATAGCTGCCCAAAAAAATCTATAGTTTCTGAAACTCCATATAGCCACTCAAGTTTACAAAGCTTTGCCTGcttgtttacttatttttttcacttattATAAATCTTCAAATTATGTGATTATAGACTGAGAGAGGACCTCGAGATATTATTGTAGGCATATAGTTATTGCAAGTGAATGGTTAGCCTGAGAAAGCCCCGTACACTGTTGACAGATGTCTAAATTATGGTTATGTTTGTTGATCTGTGGATTTGTGTCATGACCACAGGGTTCCAGAGAACAACTTGCCGTACTTGCAGAAACGGCCGCAGATTCGCgtgttgctgctgtcagcaCTCTGCATCAGCGTCAGCGTCACCTGGATGGTGTTTCGCAATGAAGACCAGTAAGTGCAAAGAGGGAAATGGGTCAAAGTCAGTCACATGTCCAGAGAAAACAAGCCAGTCACTGCATGATTTTCTTCATGACATGTTGTATGTATCAGTCCTGTTAGCATTTACAAAAGTATTGACTATCCTAGCAGAAATAACCTTAAAAAGAATGATTGGAACTGTTGACCAGGGTATTTAAAGTTGATTTCCCAGTGTTGGTTTATGAGCACATGTAGTCCTTTTTGGGTGTTGCATGTTGTGTGTCGGGTGACATAATGGTAGCATTTTTCCGTCTGTGTGAGATAACACATTGGAGGTACTttatatgatgatgatggtggtggtgtagCTGACTCACAGTCTTGTTATGTATCCTCCAGGTGGGCGTGGGTGTTACAGGACGCCCTGGGGATCGCCTTCTGTCTCTACATGCTTAAAACAGTCAGACTCCCCACATTCAAGGTGGGTCAGCACtctcataaatataaataataacacTGTGGaaggtgtttttttatgttttaatgtgtttggaataataattgttagttgcaaaCTCACTTAATGTATTTTCTCTGCTCTGCAGGCTTGCACCTTATTACTGTCGGTCCTTTTTGTCTACGatgttttctttgtatttattaCACCCTTCTTTACCAAGGTATGTCAACTGTTTACACTCGAGGCTACACAAATGTCTATTGTCTCTGTTACTGTGTGTCATGCTTACGTTACCCATGGCTTTTCCTTGCAGAGTGGGGAAAGTATAATGGTGGAGGTAGCGGCTGGTCCCTCTGATTCCTCCACGCATGAAAAGGTGAGCTGGTTATTAGATTCCACTTCCTCCCTGAGGGTGACCCTCTCAGCTCAGAGGCAAAGTAgttgatagtaatgtttgtgtTTCCTCCAGCTCCCCATGGTGCTGAAAGTACCCAGGTTAAACTCCTCTCCCCTGGCTCTCTGTGACCGGCCCTTCTCTCTCCTGGGCTTTGGTGATATCTTAGTACCAGGTAATTAACCGTGTCATTCTACCACAAGGAACTCGAACCGATTAGAGCTCATCGTGTGGCTGTTTTATGGTTTTAAGCAGGAAATGATTGAACTAACACTGACCACAGTCACTCTATTTAGACTTCCCTTGAAGCAGAAAACATCGCTGTGGTTGTCAGCTGTGTAAACACAGAACTTACTCAACACcgactgttttttttatggctGCATATTTGTAATGCTACATAATTACAGTGTTTAGTTCTCATAAATTAGCTGCACAATAATGTTTTCTCTGtcattttttgtgaaatatttaatttaattgagcTTTTGCTGGTGTATCAGGAAATATCtagtgttaaaggaatacttcacccacaaaatgattatttgtacATAAGTACTCACCCCATGGTACGCTGAAttcaagaagaaaatgtttttttctggcctctatggtgaacaaagaatccaaaaacctTGAAAATTCTCAATGAATTGGAATAAATGGGGGCcacatttaacaaaagcaaaacatccatttaccaGCTTTCAAGGCTAAAACACACCGAATGCCGCATGTAAAAAAACATGTCCCTTATTATTTTCAATACACAACCCCACATCGGTGGCAGCCAGACGCACATTGACACTGCCGCAATTAAATGCATTAAATGCTGCTCCTATGGCAGTTCAACTCCTCTCTTCACTATTGatatataaagagaactctgtagctgttgctgtctcgtgtgtgatgaagaatggatgaggagagacctGTTGAGGTCGAGAAATATCCTGAGCTAAACAACCCACAGTCCTGTCATAacaaagacaatggccaaaaagatattttctggcgagtcatagctctggatatcggctcttcaggtgagaaatcaagtttaattagggGCTGTCCAGACATGACTTTGAAGCTAAAGCgtaggtggaggaagtacagatctttcagtgaAAGTggtaataactttgtgtggtcgtCTGTTGGCGAGCTGCAGCGCCACGCATCCATCCACGCATGTATTTGTCCAGGCGTGCTACTCATATGGAGGAAGTCTTTTAAATAGTAAAGTGTCAGCTAAGTACTGAGCATGCTGGATAAATAAAACTTGGATTAAAGTGCGTTTTTAAAGTTTGTgagtttgtaaaaggatgtttatatatagttttgctgttgttaaacatggacccctttTACTGCAATTCTTAAAAAATGttgtggatgaagtattccttcaatACCAGATAATAAAGTGCTGGGAAACATTTTGGACGCAGATGTCTGAGTATGACAGAATGTGGCTTAATACAGCAGCTTCTCTTGTTGACTGATCTGAATGCtcactttgatgtttttttccctgtcagGTCTGCTGGTGGCATACTGTCACAGgtttgacattttaacacagtcctccaggATCTACTTTGTGGCCTGTACGATTGGTACGTACATGTGCAGGGGGGCTTGTGAGGGATGTAACTGCTGAAATATTGCTGCAGTGTTATGATAAGACCCATTTTGATGGGATCAACATTACAGTATTCACCGTGCTCCTCTTCTTCAGACATCCATTTTAATTACAAGGATGTAGCTCCGGACGAGATTTATATTACAAGAGGAAACTGTTGCTAATTGAGGCTGTAATTATCACTTGATTATTACTGATTGCTCACAAAGGCGTTCTGAATGAGATTAAAATCACTGACCAGGGCAGGTGATGTTAATCACCCCACCACCCCGAGGGACATAAATCCAGTCTGAATGAGTCTTTAAAGTGACAACATGCATCATCTTAAGTGTTAGCTGGACATGACTGGACTTTTAATATGTTGACCTTGTGTgtgctgtttgtctctgtctccgtGTCTCCTGTCAGCTTATGGTATCGGCCTGCTGATCACCTTCGTGGCCCTGGCCTTGATGCAGATGGGTCAGCCGGCCTTGCTCTACCTGGTGCCTTGCACTCTGCTCACCAGCCTCACTGTAGCGCTGTGGCGCAGGGAGTTGCCCCAGTTCTGGACTGGAAGTGGATTTGTGGTGAATACCAGTTTGATATGACCGCCTACTGccgaagaacaaaaaaaaaaaaaaaaatcaacaaaagaaAACGCACAAAAAAGAATCTAGAGTTAAATTACATGCAGAGTAAAGTAGAATTTTAAGTTGAGTAACCCCTTAATATAATTCCATCCGTTCCAACTGCCTCTTTCTGTTTTACTGTCCACCCTTCCCTCACCTTCCTCCCATTGCTGCTCCTTGCCCTTTATTTTACTGTGGGTGTGCTCTAGTCTGCTGCTGAGGGCTCAGCTGTCTGTGAATGTCACTGCAGGTACTCCATCTGGGCTTGCTACTTTACACTCTTCCATTAAAACATCTTGATGTTATTAAGGttccttttttgtgttttttcccttaagagtagatgtttgtttttattttttttctgcgtACACACATCTGTGGTAGACTTACAAATACTGGAGCTAGTGATAATGATTTAGTTTAGCTCATGTTACGTAGTTAGCATGTTCTATCTTTGTGGTTTAGTGGGATTTTCTTTGATATGCTCCCCTTTCTTTATGCATATCTGGGACTTTTGATCTCTGCGTACAGAAATACCTCTGACAACATTAAGGCTCCTTTAATTCGGGTTTAATGGGGATGTGATGTAAAACACAAAGTTCACGTAGCCTTAAATCTACCTGTGTACAGAGGGATGACTGTATAttctttggttttgtttgtccTATCTACGGCTACTCTGTCTTCTGTTGTTACTACATTTAGTTTTCTGCTCCACACAGTTCAGCCATCTTATATAGAAACTGTTTTTGTCCCCTGCAGCCTCCCATAGTGCTCGCGCCGATCAACTGTACACAAACTGCAGCGCCGCAGACAGAGGAAAACTTGACTAAACCGGAGCCacaaaccacagaagaagactcACCCCATCACCCGCCTCAAGAAACGCCCTCACCCGAGAAAGACGAAGAGGAAAATAAATCTAACTGAAAGGACGTCTAGGacggcattttacatttcacttcatattttatttgttgttgaggttttttttttctacattgtGACTCAGTCAATGGACATCTGAAGTATGGACTTTAATTTGCACTTGGTGTGAAGGTAAGATTTAAGGAGCTCAGTGCTTTTTGAACGGCTGGCTCAGCGGGGCGCTGGGATTGGACCACACGAGGTTGAGGCAttgaaaccaacaaacacacCAAGTATAAAACCTGCACAGCAGCCCTGACACCTTCTTCTATCAACAGTCTGTGCCACCTAAAGGGAATGAAAAGCCAAATGTGGAAGCTGCACAAGCTGTTAAACACGAAATACTCCTGTGACACTGTGGTGAGGCTCTTATCAGCTGTAAAGGCCCAGTCACACCAGCGttcaaaacaacaactttaCGGCAAAATCACCTTTCAGTGGAATCACTGCTATTAGAAGATTTACTCACACATGCGAGGTAAACCTTAAGAATTTTTTCAACTTTGGTAAACCATCATTTCTTATTAGCGGTGGTGTTCCATCCACTTTTATTCAACCTCCTCTGATGGAGTATTAAATGCTCCACAAAGGAGGAATGGTTTACAGACCTTTTATGTAGAGCTGCAGCTACTTGACAATTCAAAGAAATTAACCAGCATCTATTGTGATAATCTAATAATCGTCATTTTTAAGCCAAAGATTTGcaggttccagcttctcagttGTCTCGTACATGAAAATAAACTaaatttattttggttttaaattgGTAATTGGTAATCAGCTTGGGTTCTAAGACATTATAAAaggcattttatattttttgacatttcatagaGAAAATTATTAATTGAGAATTGGATAATTGTCATATTAAACAGTAAATAATCATTAGCTGAACCCAGTCTTGGAAGTGTGTGGCCGAAGTGCAGTTTTGGAACCCAACAGCTATTGTCTGACAACGAtaaagcctctgggggcaagGGCCAATATTTCAGGCTGTTTCGTTGTAGCCAGTGGACTTCCTTTTCTCTGCACCAGTCATTTTAGCGAGTCTGTATAAACCGATATCTGCATGTGGATGCATATTAATTTGAAAAGGTAAAGCAAAATCATTGTCGGATGATAGCCAATGGGTTCTAAGATTGCGTTGCACAGATTATTTATCTGCCCTTCAAACAAAATTGTTCAATACTACTCAGACGACAAGATGAAATCAGGACACCTCCGATACCTAACAAACTGTCCTGTTCAGTCCTTTATAGAGATTAGTTGCAATGCTACAGTGCTGGGACAGGAGGCAGTGGTACAAATATGAACTAAGGCTTATTTCTCTTTTCACTAACTGTTGTACAATCCTGAGAACAAACTGCTGGGGGAGTTAACGGCCCAATACAGACAAATAGAGAGACAAAACAGCTCTAGCATGTTTCAGGCTGGCCAGTGTTTTGAGGTTAGCTCACCCTATACAGTAGTTTACCAACCAGACCTGCAAGCTTCACCAAGCTCCTATGACCAAATACTTCACTTTGTCACTTTCTGGTGTGACAGGGCCTTAAAAAGGTCTCAGGAGgcttgaaaaacatttttcaaaagcacacacatacacacactacataACAAGCCATTCTAGCTGTCTTTAACCCCTTGTTACATTATAAACTGCACCGGTGTCACAGTATAAAGTATAGCAGTGATGCCAGCAGAGTTTCACACCCTTAAAATGGGTTACGATTGTTGACTGAGCCAAAGCTATTaggtatttgtttttttaactaaagCATTTGTTGTTTACTTATCTTACTTTTGGTATATTTAGTTTTGCATGCTATAATTTCGGTTTTACCCTTAATATGAAACCAGTGTATAATCTATAGTGCAGACTCTGTATACATCGGTGGTGCAACAGTGAAACGTTGGCTGCCACAGTTTTGCTGCCCCTCAGTAGTTATTCATGTTGTCTTAAGAGTTGGTTTTGGCCTTATTGTGTCCATGTCGGGAGGTAAAGTAGAATGTGTCAAGTGTAAAAGTCGCTTTATGAAAAACACAAGAACTCTAAATGATGGTGTGCTGCAGTCAAATGTCAGGCTGAGGAGCGAGCGATGGGTCATGTACCAACATTCCTAGGTTAGTTTCTTCGAAGCATttgcacaatatttttttttaattcatgggCTGACAGAAGCTGTTGTTGGCTGATGTCTGTATATGTTATGTATAGTCATAAAGGGTTTATAGAAACTGAAAGCAAGGTATCAATATATACAAGATTcctcatgcttttattttgaaagtccaTTTCTGACCTGAGGGTTTCATCATAAACACCAGAGGCCGGCAGTCACTCCACTCTGTACACCAGTATAGATGTACTTCTGATCCTCATTCATTTATGATACCTGTTAACCAACATTCCTGTTCAAAAGTTGAGAAGATCAAAATAATTTGGTCAGAGGTGAAATGAGAGCAGCGTAGTTGTCTGGATGTGTGCCCTCGCTGATTCAACAGCAGTGTTTTCCAGGACGTGAGATTATTCATTCACCAGTATAGTTTGTTGTCACCAAGTGGTTTTTAAAGCCTCTGTTGAGGAATACATATAATAAAGAAACATTGTATTTGATATTTGgtgtgttctgtttttcttgcacattattacatttgattaaaaCTCTACAGGTTTTGTGATTTCTTTGACAGACTTCTCAGCAGATTCAGACAGGATGCTGTCTGTGGATATGTTGATGCAGAACATGATTCAGCGGGTACAGAGTCTGAATGCATCTTTTCATTGTGGCCCTCcagctg is a window from the Epinephelus fuscoguttatus linkage group LG15, E.fuscoguttatus.final_Chr_v1 genome containing:
- the sppl2 gene encoding signal peptide peptidase-like 2; its protein translation is MRVPETLIWAAFLVQKVVGEYGMAHFSDKGKSKGKDYCIFFNSQWARLPQDLNKASRLQIYDLTTSVLCSPSDVPEGGFPNRIPMVMRGNCTFYEKVRLAQINGAKGLLIVSKDRLTPPAGNKTQYEEIGIPVALLSYSDMLDISKNFGKGRQVAMYAPNEPVLDYNMVIIFLMAVGTVAIGGYWAGSRDSKKRYMKHKRDDGAEKQDEETVDVTPIMICVFVVMCCSMLVLLYFFYDRLAIWVIAIFCVASSVGLHSCLWPFVRRLPFCKCRVPENNLPYLQKRPQIRVLLLSALCISVSVTWMVFRNEDQWAWVLQDALGIAFCLYMLKTVRLPTFKACTLLLSVLFVYDVFFVFITPFFTKSGESIMVEVAAGPSDSSTHEKLPMVLKVPRLNSSPLALCDRPFSLLGFGDILVPGLLVAYCHRFDILTQSSRIYFVACTIAYGIGLLITFVALALMQMGQPALLYLVPCTLLTSLTVALWRRELPQFWTGSGFVPPIVLAPINCTQTAAPQTEENLTKPEPQTTEEDSPHHPPQETPSPEKDEEENKSN